The genomic segment TTCCGGCATCCATCGCCGCAGTTTGCCCGAAATTTTTTCTGAATTTAATTATTTTTATTCTTGCCAATTTCTTTAACTCAGAAAAAGTGCCGTCAGCCGACCCGTCGTCAATAAAAATAATTTCAAACTCTTTTCCCAAAGATTCCATCACTTTAAAAACTTCGTCGCGCAAAACCGTCACGTTTTTTTCTTCGTTATAGACAGGTATGACAACGCTAATTTTTTCTTTATCCTTTCCCAAATGACTCATAATTTGTTTGGATTTAATTAAAGTTTGATTTATCATTAAAATAACTCTTTTTTCAGTATTTTTCAATGATAAAAACGCTAAAAGAAAAGACGGAAAAAACAATAAATTTTCTTGAAAAAATGCTCAGGACAGACATACGATACCTTATAAAAGGTTATTTTTGGCTTATTTCCGAATACGCATTTTCTCTTTTGGCGGGGCTTGCCACGTCTGTCGCTTTTGCCAACCTTATCCCACCGGAAGCTTACGGAACATTCCAATATGTGCTGACAATCGTATCTTTCTTGTCACTTACCACTCTCACAAGGCTCAACGACTCGCTTACCATAAGCGTGGCGAAAGGATTTGAAGGCGGAATAATAAAAATCTTAAAAACTAAAATTAAATGGGGGCTTTTGGGAACTTTTGCCGGCATTATTTTAAGCGCTTATTATTTTTATCAAAACGATTCCACTCTCGCGCTGCTGGTTCTTATAGCGGCGCTTTTCGTTCCTGTGCTCGACACTCCTTACGTCTACAGCAATTACCTTATCGGCAAAAAAAATTTCAAGGTCCTTTCTCTTATAAACAATGCCGCGTCAATAATTTATTCAGTTTGCATAGTCATTACTCTTTTTCTCTCCAAAGATGTCGTCTTTATAATAGGATTTTATTTTCTTATAAATTTCCTCATCCGTCTTTTCGCCTTAATCTTTGTCCTCAAAAAATACAAACCGAAAAAAGAAACGGAGAGCCAGACGATAGATTACGGAAAAAAAATAAGCTATCTGAACATTTTCAATACGGTTGCTTCGTCCATAGACAATATCTTCGTATTTCATTATCTGGGCGCCGCCGAGCTCGCGGCTTACGCCATAGCAAAAAAAATGCCGGAAAAGCTTAAAGATCTCATAACCTTTTTGACGCCGCTCAGCGCTCCCAAATTCGCAGCGAAAGACATCTCCGACCCTTATATCAAAAACGAATCTTTAAGAAAATCACTTTTCTTAACGCTGGCAATGCTGGCCGTAATTTTAATCTACGCGATATTCGCGCCGCTCATCTTTAGTCTGCTTTTTCCCGTATATGCCAAATACGTAAGTCTTTCAATAATCTACGCCCTGTCCATCCCCGTAGCTGCTTTCGGCGCCCTGCTTCTTAATTTTATGGAATCGAAAAGACGGATAAAACCGCTCGCAAAATTCAACATAGGATTCGCCCTATTAAAAACGATGATAAT from the Candidatus Paceibacterota bacterium genome contains:
- a CDS encoding oligosaccharide flippase family protein yields the protein MIKTLKEKTEKTINFLEKMLRTDIRYLIKGYFWLISEYAFSLLAGLATSVAFANLIPPEAYGTFQYVLTIVSFLSLTTLTRLNDSLTISVAKGFEGGIIKILKTKIKWGLLGTFAGIILSAYYFYQNDSTLALLVLIAALFVPVLDTPYVYSNYLIGKKNFKVLSLINNAASIIYSVCIVITLFLSKDVVFIIGFYFLINFLIRLFALIFVLKKYKPKKETESQTIDYGKKISYLNIFNTVASSIDNIFVFHYLGAAELAAYAIAKKMPEKLKDLITFLTPLSAPKFAAKDISDPYIKNESLRKSLFLTLAMLAVILIYAIFAPLIFSLLFPVYAKYVSLSIIYALSIPVAAFGALLLNFMESKRRIKPLAKFNIGFALLKTMIMLFAIKYFGLTGLIWSFALTRALSSAMITYFFVKET